One window from the genome of Malus domestica chromosome 01, GDT2T_hap1 encodes:
- the LOC114826731 gene encoding uncharacterized protein, translating to MDRVLEAQAEDEESQELIEAVSRGKKKDLRIWESDGMLMQVSRMYILNIAELKKDILDDAHISAYVMHPRSTKMYHTIKAFYYCPGMKREIAEYTDGQSDRTIQTLEDMLRSSVLQFGDVWHKRLDLMEFAYNNSYHYSVGMSPFEALYGKSCRTPLCWSEVGEKALVGPKIVKKTTQNIQLSPWKGIVQFGKKELAKVHNVFHVSMLRHYVADPSHILPPQLLEINPDLTYDEEPVMILDWKDKVMRNKTV from the exons ATGGATCGTGTGTTAGAAGCTCAAGCGGAGGATGAAGAGTCTCAGGAGTTAATAGAGGCAGTGTCacgagggaagaagaaagatcttAGAATTTGGGAatctgatggcatgcttatgcaagtaAGCCGGATGTACATACTGAATATTGCAGAACTAAAGAAAGATATCCTTGATGATGCGCACATATCGGCGTATGTGATGCATCCTAGGAGTACCAAGATGTATCACACTATTAAAGCTTTCTACTATTGTCCAGGCATGAAAAGGGAGATTgctgaatat ACAGACGGGCAATCCGATAGGACTATCCagacattagaagatatgctgagaTCATCGGTACTACAGTTTGGTGACGTTTGGCATAAgcgtttggatttgatggagtttgctTATAATAATAGCTACCATTATAGCGTCGGGATGTCACCTTTCGAGGCATTATATGGTAAATCTTGCCGTACTCCTCTTTGTTGGTCAGAAGTTGGTGAAAAAGCATTAGTGGGGCCAAAGATTGTAAAGaagactactcagaatattcag TTATCCCCATGGAAAGGCATAGTACAGTTTGGTAAGAAAG AATTGGCTAAGGTGcacaatgtttttcatgtatctATGCTTCGCCATTATGTTGCTGATCCATCACACATATTACCTCCTCAGCTGTTAGAAATTAATCCAGATTTAACATATGACGAGGAGCCAGTGATgattttggattggaaggataaggttATGAGGAACAAAACTGtttga